One genomic region from Mus musculus strain NOD/MrkTac chromosome 4 genomic contig, GRCm38.p6 alternate locus group NOD/MrkTac MMCHR4_NOD_IDD9_2 encodes:
- the Fv1 gene encoding Friend virus susceptibility protein 1 (The RefSeq protein has 2 substitutions and aligns at 95% coverage compared to this genomic sequence) yields MNFPRALAGFSSWLFKPELAEDSPDNDSPDNDTVNPWRELLQKINVADLPDSSFSSGKELNDSVYHTFEHFCKIRDYDAVGELLLAFLDKVTKERDQFRDEISQLRMHINDLKASKCVLGETLLSYRHRIEVGEKQTEALIVRLADVQSQVMCQPARKVSADKVRALIGKEWDPVTWDGDVWEDIDSEGSEEAELPTVLASPSLSEESGYALSKERTQQDKADAPQIQSSTSLVTSEPVTRPKSLSDLTSQKHRHTNHELNSLAHSNRQKAKEHARKWILRVWDNGGRLTILDQIEFLSLGPLSLDSEFNVIARTVEDNGVKSLFDWLAEAWVQRWPTTRELQSPDTLEWYSIEDGIERLRELGMIEWLCVKATCPQWRGPEDVPITRAMRITFVRETRETWKSFVFSLLCIKDITVGSVAAQLHDLIELSLKPTAAGLTSVGSVGVLSLSPWKHQSNS; encoded by the coding sequence ATGAATTTCCCACGTGCGCTTGCTGGTTTCTCGAGCTGGCTCTTCAAACCTGAACTTGCCGAGGACTCTCCGGATAATGACTCTCCGGATAATGACACTGTTAACCCATGGCGTGAGCTGCTGCAGAAGATAAATGTGGCCGATCTCCCCGATTCATCCTTTTCGAGCGGTAAGGAACTTAATGACTCTGTGTACCATACTTTTGAACATTTCTGCAAGATTAGGGACTATGACGCAGTTGGCGAGCTGCTTCTGGCATTTCTGGATAAAGTAACAAAGGAAAGGGACCAATTCAGAGATGAAATTTCCCAGCTCCGAATGCACATAAATGATCTAAAGGCTTCTAAGTGTGTCCTGGGGGAGACTCTTCTTTCCTACCGCCACAGGATTGAAGTTGGGGAAAAACAGACTGAAGCCCTCATTGTGAGGTTAGCTGATGTGCAATCCCAGGTCATGTGTCAGCCTGCCCGGAAAGTGTCTGCAGATAAGGTGAGGGCACTGATTGGTAAAGAATGGGATCCGGTAACCTGGGATGGAGATGTGTGGGAGGACATAGATTCTGAAGGGTCTGAGGAAGCTGAGTTGCCCACTGTCTTGGCCTCTCCATCCTTGTCTGAGGAAAGTGGTTATGCCTTGTCTAAAGAACGCACCCAGCAGGACAAAGCAGATGCCCCTCAGATCCagtcttcaacatccttagttactTCTGAACCTGTCACCAGACCCAAGTCTCTGTCTGACCTTACAAGTCAGAAACACCGCCATACTAATCATGAACTCAATTCACTTGCTCACTCAAATCGCCAAAAGGCAAAGGAACATGCTAggaaatggattttaagggtgtgggataatggTGGGAGGCTCACAATACTGGATCAGATTGAATTTCTCAGTTTAGGTCCTTTGAGCCTTGATAGTGAGTTTAATGTCATAGCCCGCACTGTTGAAGATAATGGTGTGAAgagtttgtttgattggttggctgAAGCATGGGTCCAGAGATGGCCTACTACAAGAGAGCTGCAGTCGCCTGACACCCTGGAGTGGTATTCTATTGAGGATGGGATTAAAAGGCTTAGGGAACTTGGAATGATAGAGTGGCTTTGTGTAAAAGCTACTTGTCCACAGTGGAGGGGCCCGGAAGATGTACCCATCACGAGAGCTATGAGGATAACTTTTGTCCGGGAAACTGTAGAGACTTGGAAGAGCTTTGTATTTAGCCTCCTCTGTATAAAGGACATAACAGTGGGGAGCGTGGCTGCTCAGTTGCATGATCTAATAGAATTAAGTTTAAAGCCAACAGCAGCT